ATATCAATGGCGCTGGCCACCCCGGCGCAAAACCCCTGTGTCCTGGCTAGAAAGATTTCCATATATTGCTTTTTTGGCTGATGTTCCTTATAATACGCCGTCAATTATAGCATTTTTGCTTGAGGTGTAAATGACTCCTTGCATTCTCCCTTGTGGGAGTCATCCTGAGCGAGGCTGAGCGAAGTCGAAGCCGAGTCGAAGGATTCTCATGATCAAACGTCGTCAAACACCTGTTGTAGTTGTCGGCCCGGTTCTTTTGGGCGCTGGCCAGCCGGTGCGCATCCAGTCCATGACCGATACGCCCACCGCGGACGTTGAGGCCACGTTGGCCCAGACCAAGTCGCTCATTGAGGCCGGCTCTGAATTGGTGCGCTGGACCATCAATGACAATGACGCGGCCAAAGGAGCGGCCGAGGCCATACGCCGCCTGCGCAGTGAGGGCATCACCACACCCATCATCGGTGATTTTCATTTCAACGGCCACACGCTTTTGAACAAACATCCCGAAACCGCCCGTTTGCTGGACAAATACCGCATCAATCCCGGCAATGTGGGTAAGGGCAAAATGCACGACGACAATTTCGCGCAGATCGTCAAGATCGCCGTGGATAACGGCAAGGCCGTGCGCATCGGCGTCAACTGGGGGTCCTTGGACCAGGAGCTTTTGACGGCAATGATGGATGCCAATGCGCGTCTGGCTAACCCTAAGGATTTCCGCGATGTGACCATTGATGCCATGATCCAAAGCGCTTTGCGCTCGTCGGAATACGCCATTAAATTGGGTTTGCCCAAGGAAAAAATTGTCTTGAGCGTGAAAATGTCGGTTCTGCAGGACATGGTCGCGGCGTATCGCCGTCTGGCCGCATCCTGCGATCTTGCTTTGCATTTGGGATTGACCGAGGCCGGGGCTGATGTCAAAGGCGTGGCGTCGAGCGCCGCGGCCTTGTCCATTTTATTGCAGGAAGGCATCGGCGATACCATCCGCGTTTCCCTGACGCCCCAGCCCAATGTGCCGCGCGCCAAAGAAGTGGAAGTGTGCAAAGAGGTCTTGCAGGCCATGGGGTTTCGGCATTTTGCGCCGAGCGTCACCAGTTGTCCCGGATGCGGCAGGACGTCGAGCGATTATTTTCAGTA
This DNA window, taken from Candidatus Omnitrophota bacterium, encodes the following:
- the ispG gene encoding flavodoxin-dependent (E)-4-hydroxy-3-methylbut-2-enyl-diphosphate synthase, yielding MIKRRQTPVVVVGPVLLGAGQPVRIQSMTDTPTADVEATLAQTKSLIEAGSELVRWTINDNDAAKGAAEAIRRLRSEGITTPIIGDFHFNGHTLLNKHPETARLLDKYRINPGNVGKGKMHDDNFAQIVKIAVDNGKAVRIGVNWGSLDQELLTAMMDANARLANPKDFRDVTIDAMIQSALRSSEYAIKLGLPKEKIVLSVKMSVLQDMVAAYRRLAASCDLALHLGLTEAGADVKGVASSAAALSILLQEGIGDTIRVSLTPQPNVPRAKEVEVCKEVLQAMGFRHFAPSVTSCPGCGRTSSDYFQYLARDINDHIKLKMPAWKSRYPGIEQLKIAVMGCVVNGPGESRHADIGISLPGTSETPIAPVYVDGKESVTLKGGRIKEEFIDILENYIKKRYA